From the Homo sapiens chromosome 1, GRCh38.p14 Primary Assembly genome, one window contains:
- the CPLANE2 gene encoding ciliogenesis and planar polarity effector 2, which yields MARPPVPGSVVVPNWHESAEGKEYLACILRKNRRRVFGLLERPVLLPPVSIDTASYKIFVSGKSGVGKTALVAKLAGLEVPVVHHETTGIQTTVVFWPAKLQASSRVVMFRFEFWDCGESALKKFDHMLLACMENTDAFLFLFSFTDRASFEDLPGQLARIAGEAPGVVRMVIGSKFDQYMHTDVPERDLTAFRQAWELPLLRVKSVPGRRLADGRTLDGRAGLADVAHILNGLAEQLWHQDQVAAGLLPNPPESAPE from the exons ATGGCCAGACCTCCCGTGCCCGGTTCGGTGGTTGTCCCAAACTGGCACGAGAGTGCCGAGGGCAAGGAGTACCTGGCTTGCATTCTGCGCAAGAACCGCCGGCGGGTGTTTG GGCTGCTTGAGCGGCCAGTGCTGCTGCCGCCTGTGTCCATTGACACTGCCAGCTACAAGATCTTTGTGTCCGGGAAGAGTGGTGTGGGCAAGACGGCGCTGGTGGCCAAGCTGGCTGGCCTGGAGGTGCCTGTGGTGCACCACGAGACCACCG GCATCCAGACCACCGTGGTATTTTGGCCAGCCAAGCTGCAGGCCAGCAGCCGTGTCGTCATGTTTCGTTTTGAGTTCTGGGACTGTGGAGAGTCTGCACTCAAAAAGTTCGATCATATGCTGCTG GCTTGCATGGAGAacacagatgccttcctcttcctcttctccttcactGACCGTGCCTCCTTTGAAGACCTCCCTGGACAGCTGGCCCGCATAGCAGGTGAGGCCCCTGGTGTCGTCAGGATGGTCATCGGCTCCAA ATTTGACCAGTACATGCACACGGACGTGCCCGAGCGGGACCTCACAGCCTTCCGGCAGGCCTGGGAGCTGCCCCTGCTACGGGTGAAGAGTGTGCCGGGGCGGCGGCTGGCTGATGGGCGCACACTGGACGGGCGGGCTGGGCTGGCCGACGTTGCCCACATACTCAATGGCCTTGCTGAGCAGCTGTGGCACCAGGACCAGGTGGCGGCTGGCCTGCTTCCCAACCCCCCAGAGAGTGCTCCTGAATGA
- the CPLANE2 gene encoding ciliogenesis and planar polarity effector 2 isoform X1: protein MARPPVPGSVVVPNWHESAEGKEYLACILRKNRRRVFGLLERPVLLPPVSIDTASYKIFVSGKSGVGKTALVAKLAGLEVPVVHHETTGIQTTVVFWPAKLQASSRVVMFRFEFWDCGESALKKFDHMLLACMENTDAFLFLFSFTDRASFEDLPGQLARIAGEAPGVVRMVIGSKYPLDLTSTCTRTCPSGTSQPSGRPGSCPCYG, encoded by the exons ATGGCCAGACCTCCCGTGCCCGGTTCGGTGGTTGTCCCAAACTGGCACGAGAGTGCCGAGGGCAAGGAGTACCTGGCTTGCATTCTGCGCAAGAACCGCCGGCGGGTGTTTG GGCTGCTTGAGCGGCCAGTGCTGCTGCCGCCTGTGTCCATTGACACTGCCAGCTACAAGATCTTTGTGTCCGGGAAGAGTGGTGTGGGCAAGACGGCGCTGGTGGCCAAGCTGGCTGGCCTGGAGGTGCCTGTGGTGCACCACGAGACCACCG GCATCCAGACCACCGTGGTATTTTGGCCAGCCAAGCTGCAGGCCAGCAGCCGTGTCGTCATGTTTCGTTTTGAGTTCTGGGACTGTGGAGAGTCTGCACTCAAAAAGTTCGATCATATGCTGCTG GCTTGCATGGAGAacacagatgccttcctcttcctcttctccttcactGACCGTGCCTCCTTTGAAGACCTCCCTGGACAGCTGGCCCGCATAGCAGGTGAGGCCCCTGGTGTCGTCAGGATGGTCATCGGCTCCAAGTATCCTTTGG ATTTGACCAGTACATGCACACGGACGTGCCCGAGCGGGACCTCACAGCCTTCCGGCAGGCCTGGGAGCTGCCCCTGCTACGGGTGA